The sequence TCGGCAAGCACACAACCCGCTTCCACGGTGAGCGTGAAATTCTCCGGATCGATGGCACGCACGCGGCGCATGCGGCTTAGCGAAAGCACGATATTCGGCGAGTCACCCGGCGGGACAGCGGCGCCGCATAAGCCCGTGTTGCCGCCTTGCGGAATGACTTTCAGGCCGGCCGCCGCGCAAAGCGCTACGACGCGCGACACCTCGTCCGTACTCGCGGGGCGCACCACGAGCCGGGTGGCCCCACGGTACAGGCCGCGCGATTCGGTGAGATACGGTTCGATATCGCCGGGCGCGGCGAGCCAGCCTGCCTCGCCGACCACGTCGCGAATCTGCGCCAGGGCGGCGTTCACTTCCATGAGCGAAGCGTCGATCCGTCCTGCCGCTATCGCCGGTTCGAAAGCATTCATGACTGGCCGCCCGCGGGACCCGGATATTTCTGCGCGCCGCCCACCGCGAAATTTTCCGGCGGAATGTCGCGAATGATGATCCGTACATCTTCGCGGCGCACACCGGCGGCCTCGATCGTCGCGTTCGTCAACGCAGTGAT is a genomic window of Paraburkholderia sp. PREW-6R containing:
- a CDS encoding tautomerase family protein, which encodes MPIIEVNLIEGRSPELKRRLITALTNATIEAAGVRREDVRIIIRDIPPENFAVGGAQKYPGPAGGQS